One window of the Maylandia zebra isolate NMK-2024a linkage group LG19, Mzebra_GT3a, whole genome shotgun sequence genome contains the following:
- the stxbp5b gene encoding syntaxin-binding protein 5 isoform X10, which yields MKKFNIRKVLDGLTAASSSSSATAQPGTPRENDVVQETLQSEHFQLCKTVRHGFPYQPSSMAFDPVQKILAIGTQTGALRLFGRAGVECYCQHESNAAVIQLQFLINEGALVSALADDSIHLWNLRQKIPAILHSLKFNRERITYCHLPFQSKWLYIGTERGNIHIVNVESFTLSGYVIMWNKAIELSTKTHPGPVVHISDNPMDEGKLLIGFESGIVVLWDLKCKKADYRYNYDEAIHSVAWHHEGKQFVCSHSDGTLTTWNVRTPAKPAQIITPHGKQPKDGKKPEPCKPILKVEYKTTRAGDPFMVLSGGLSYDTVGRRACLTVMHGKSTAVLEMDYPIVDFLTLCETPYPNDFQEPYAVVVLLEKDLVVIDLGQIGYPIFENPYPLTIHESPVTCCEYFADCPAELIPALYSVGCRQKRQGYSKKEWPISGGNWGQGTQSYPEIIITGHADGSIKFWDASALMLQVLYKLKTAKVFERARGKEEKPNTDIVDEDPFAIQTLSWCPESRMLCVAGVSAHVIVYRFSKQEITTEVVQLLEVRMQCEFSEVDSPDPGGEQTPTLPTPGASSSPQESELPTQPSTGSNSSDGPRDNIPCLQVRSSPLKQSPGNQVELVIQLVWVSGEPPQQITSLAINSSYGLVVFGNSNGLAVVDYLQKTLLFNMGTSELYSPSDPYQRQPRSPRKAKPSGATCDSNDGSNASEDRCRSPTSDARDNSFTRSRSSSVASIDRESREAISSFHFCESFPRKTDSLVSPCLLVGTTHGSVMMVALSLPPSGDQRLQQPVGIASCGTLVKLKGGILTMALLDATGTLLPPFFEQWYDPNASDEEKEKSRKRRPASPPSSQESQDTHFAILCSEKQAKVVALPSQTRIYKHSITETSFVLRADVVQMAGANCIACFCANGHIMTLSLPSLRPLLDVNYLPLTDMRIARTFCFSNLGQALYLTSPTEIQRITYSQETCDNLQEMLSELFTPVETPEAPNRGFFKGLFGGGAQSLDREDLFGETAAGKASRSLAQHIPGPGNMEGMKGAASGVVGELARARIALDERGQKLGELEERTAAMMASAESFSKHAHDMMLKYKDKKWYQL from the exons CTTTGGCCGTGCAGGGGTGGAGTGCTACTGTCAGCACGAGAGCAACGCTGCTGTCATCCAGCTCCAGTTCCTGATCAACGAG GGGGCGCTGGTGAGTGCCTTAGCTGATGACAGCATCCACCTGTGGAACCTGAGGCAAAAAATCCCTGCTATCCTGCATTCACTCAAGTTTAACAGGGAGAG AATCACATACTGCCACCTGCCCTTCCAGAGCAAATGGCTGTACATCGgcacagaaagaggaaacaTCCACATTGTCAACGTGGAGTCCTTCACTCTCTCAGGCTACGTTATTATGTGGAACAAAGCCATCGAACT ATCCACCAAGACACACCCAGGGCCTGTTGTGCACATCAGTGATAACCCCATGGATGAGGGCAAG CTTCTGATTGGATTTGAGTCTGGGATAGTAGTGCTGTGGGATTTGAAGTGCAAAAAAGCTGACTACCGCTACAATTATGATGAG GCAATCCACTCAGTCGCCTGGCACCATGAGGGCAAACAGTTTGTTTGCAGCCACTCCGATGGCACTTTGACCACGTGGAATGTACGAACCCCAGCCAAGCCCGCACAGATCATCACACCACATG GAAAGCAGCCTAAGGATGGAAAAAAGCCAGAACCATGCAAGCCTATCCTGAAAGTGGAATACAAAACAACAAGGGCTGG GGACCCATTCATGGTGCTGTCTGGAGGTCTGTCTTACGATACAGTGGGGAGGAGAGCCTGTCTTACTGTGATGCACGGAAAGAGCACTGCTGTTCTGGAGATGGACTACCCGATTGTGGATTTCCTAACGCTGTGTGAAACTCCATATCCAAATG ACTTTCAGGAGCCTTATGCTGTGGTGGTCCTTCTTGAGAAAGATTTAGTTGTAATAGACCTCGGACAGATTGG GTATCCCATATTTGAAAACCCTTATCCTCTGACTATCCACGAGTCACCGGTGACCTGCTGTGAGTATTTTGCTGACTGTCCTGCTGAACTTATTCCTGCACTTTACTCTGTCGGCTGTCGGCAAAAGAGGCAAGGTTACAGTAAGAAG gAATGGCCCATTAGTGGGGGAAACTGGGGCCAAGGCACACAGAGTTACCCTGAGATTATAATCACAGG ACATGCTGATGGGTCAATCAAATTCTGGGATGCTTCTGCAC TAATGCTTCAAGTGCTGTACAAGCTGAAGACTGCCAAGGTGTTTGAGAGGGCTCGTGGAAAGGAGGAGAAGCCAAACACAGATATAGTAGATGAGGACCCATTTGCCATCCAGACCTTGTCCTGGTGTCCCGAGAGCCGGATGCTGTGCGTGGCTGGAGTATCTGCTCATGTTATTGTCTATAGGTTCAGCAAACAAGAAATTACCACTGAAGTTGTTCAG CTCTTGGAGGTGCGAATGCAGTGTGAGTTTAGCGAAGTGGACTCTCCTGACCCAGGAGGAGAGCAGACCCCCACCCTGCCAACCCCGGGAGCTTCCTCCAGCCCTCAGGAGAGTGAGCTTCCCACTCAGCCATCAACAGGGAGCAACTCCTCTGATGGCCCCCGAGACAATATACCATGTCTACA GGTGCGGAGCTCCCCACTGAAGCAGTCTCCGGGCAACCAGGTGGAACTGGTGATCCAGCTGGTGTGGGTGAGTGGGGAGCCACCTCAGCAGATCACCAGCCTGGCAATCAATTCTTCCTATGGCCT TGTGGTGTTTGGAAACAGTAACGGTCTGGCTGTGGTGGACTACCTCCAGAAAACCCTGCTTTTCAATATGGGCACATCAGAGCTGTACAGCCCATCTGACCCCTATCAGAGGCAGCCTCGCTCCCCACGTAAAGCAAAGCCTTCCGGAG CAACTTGTGATTCCAACGATGGGTCCAATGCCTCAGAGGACCGCTGCAGATCACCTACTTCAG ATGCCAGGGATAACTCATTCACCCGCTCACGCAGTTCAAGTGTAGCCAGCATAGACCGAGAATCTCGAGAGGCCATCTCCTCCTTTCACTTCTGTGAGAGTTTTCCAAGGAAGACAGACAGCCTGGTCAGCCCCTGTCTGCTGGTGGGGACCACCCACGGCTCGGTGATGATGGTGGCCCTCAGCCTGCCACCAAGTGGAGACCAGAGGTTACAGCAGCCAGTTGGCATTGCGTCTTGcg GCACCCTGGTCAAGCTCAAAGGAGGCATTTTAACTATGGCCCTGCTGGACGCAACTGGAACTCTGCTGCCCCCTTTCTTTGAGCAGTGGTATGACCCAAATGCTTCagatgaagaaaaagagaagagtcGGAAGCGCAGGCCAGCCTCTCCTCCCTCGTCACAGGAGAGCCAGGATACTCACTTTGCCATACTGTGTTCGGAGAAACAGGCCAAGGTGGTGGCCCTGCCCTCCCAAACCCGCATCTACAAACACAGCATCACAGAGACCTCCTTCGTGCTGAGGGCTGATGTTGTGCAGATGGCCGGGGCTAACTGCATCGCCTGTTTCTGTGCTAATGGGCATATAATGACTCTGAG TTTACCCAGTCTACGGCCTCTTCTGGATGTCAACTACCTGCCGCTCACAGACATGCGAATAGCAAGAACATTCTGCTTCTCCAACCTGGGTCAGGCTTTGTACCTCACCTCCCCTACTGAGATCCAGAGGATCACCTACAGCCAGGAGACGTGTGACAACTTGCAG GAGATGCTCAGTGAGTTATTTACTCCAGTGGAGACACCAGAGGCTCCAAACAGAGGTTTCTTCAAAGGCCTTTTTGGGGGAGGAGCTCAGTCTCTGGACAGGGAGGACCTCT TTGGAGAAACAGCTGCAGGTAAGGCATCTCGTAGCCTGGCGCAGCACATCCCTGGCCCAGGCAACATGGAAGGCATGAAGGGGGCCGCATCGGGAGTTGTGGGAGAACTTGCCCGTGCCAGAATAGCTCTGGATGAGAGAGGGCAGAAGCTGGGCGAGCTGGAGGAGAGAACAGCAGCCATGATGGCCAGCGCAGAGTCCTTTTCCAAACATGCGCATGAT ATGATGCTGAAATACAAAGATAAAAAGTGGTACCAGCTCTGA
- the stxbp5b gene encoding syntaxin-binding protein 5 isoform X8 yields the protein MKKFNIRKVLDGLTAASSSSSATAQPGTPRENDVVQETLQSEHFQLCKTVRHGFPYQPSSMAFDPVQKILAIGTQTGALRLFGRAGVECYCQHESNAAVIQLQFLINEGALVSALADDSIHLWNLRQKIPAILHSLKFNRERITYCHLPFQSKWLYIGTERGNIHIVNVESFTLSGYVIMWNKAIELSTKTHPGPVVHISDNPMDEGKLLIGFESGIVVLWDLKCKKADYRYNYDEAIHSVAWHHEGKQFVCSHSDGTLTTWNVRTPAKPAQIITPHGKQPKDGKKPEPCKPILKVEYKTTRAGDPFMVLSGGLSYDTVGRRACLTVMHGKSTAVLEMDYPIVDFLTLCETPYPNDFQEPYAVVVLLEKDLVVIDLGQIGYPIFENPYPLTIHESPVTCCEYFADCPAELIPALYSVGCRQKRQGYSKKEWPISGGNWGQGTQSYPEIIITGHADGSIKFWDASALMLQVLYKLKTAKVFERARGKEEKPNTDIVDEDPFAIQTLSWCPESRMLCVAGVSAHVIVYRFSKQEITTEVVQLLEVRMQCEFSEVDSPDPGGEQTPTLPTPGASSSPQESELPTQPSTGSNSSDGPRDNIPCLQVRSSPLKQSPGNQVELVIQLVWVSGEPPQQITSLAINSSYGLVVFGNSNGLAVVDYLQKTLLFNMGTSELYSPSDPYQRQPRSPRKAKPSGDIPTVTSCMSRLSFLYSESMKKRRSSHFTTCDSNDGSNASEDRCRSPTSDARDNSFTRSRSSSVASIDRESREAISSFHFCESFPRKTDSLVSPCLLVGTTHGSVMMVALSLPPSGDQRLQQPVGIASCGTLVKLKGGILTMALLDATGTLLPPFFEQWYDPNASDEEKEKSRKRRPASPPSSQESQDTHFAILCSEKQAKVVALPSQTRIYKHSITETSFVLRADVVQMAGANCIACFCANGHIMTLSLPSLRPLLDVNYLPLTDMRIARTFCFSNLGQALYLTSPTEIQRITYSQETCDNLQEMLSELFTPVETPEAPNRGFFKGLFGGGAQSLDREDLFGETAAGKASRSLAQHIPGPGNMEGMKGAASGVVGELARARIALDERGQKLGELEERTAAMMASAESFSKHAHDMMLKYKDKKWYQL from the exons CTTTGGCCGTGCAGGGGTGGAGTGCTACTGTCAGCACGAGAGCAACGCTGCTGTCATCCAGCTCCAGTTCCTGATCAACGAG GGGGCGCTGGTGAGTGCCTTAGCTGATGACAGCATCCACCTGTGGAACCTGAGGCAAAAAATCCCTGCTATCCTGCATTCACTCAAGTTTAACAGGGAGAG AATCACATACTGCCACCTGCCCTTCCAGAGCAAATGGCTGTACATCGgcacagaaagaggaaacaTCCACATTGTCAACGTGGAGTCCTTCACTCTCTCAGGCTACGTTATTATGTGGAACAAAGCCATCGAACT ATCCACCAAGACACACCCAGGGCCTGTTGTGCACATCAGTGATAACCCCATGGATGAGGGCAAG CTTCTGATTGGATTTGAGTCTGGGATAGTAGTGCTGTGGGATTTGAAGTGCAAAAAAGCTGACTACCGCTACAATTATGATGAG GCAATCCACTCAGTCGCCTGGCACCATGAGGGCAAACAGTTTGTTTGCAGCCACTCCGATGGCACTTTGACCACGTGGAATGTACGAACCCCAGCCAAGCCCGCACAGATCATCACACCACATG GAAAGCAGCCTAAGGATGGAAAAAAGCCAGAACCATGCAAGCCTATCCTGAAAGTGGAATACAAAACAACAAGGGCTGG GGACCCATTCATGGTGCTGTCTGGAGGTCTGTCTTACGATACAGTGGGGAGGAGAGCCTGTCTTACTGTGATGCACGGAAAGAGCACTGCTGTTCTGGAGATGGACTACCCGATTGTGGATTTCCTAACGCTGTGTGAAACTCCATATCCAAATG ACTTTCAGGAGCCTTATGCTGTGGTGGTCCTTCTTGAGAAAGATTTAGTTGTAATAGACCTCGGACAGATTGG GTATCCCATATTTGAAAACCCTTATCCTCTGACTATCCACGAGTCACCGGTGACCTGCTGTGAGTATTTTGCTGACTGTCCTGCTGAACTTATTCCTGCACTTTACTCTGTCGGCTGTCGGCAAAAGAGGCAAGGTTACAGTAAGAAG gAATGGCCCATTAGTGGGGGAAACTGGGGCCAAGGCACACAGAGTTACCCTGAGATTATAATCACAGG ACATGCTGATGGGTCAATCAAATTCTGGGATGCTTCTGCAC TAATGCTTCAAGTGCTGTACAAGCTGAAGACTGCCAAGGTGTTTGAGAGGGCTCGTGGAAAGGAGGAGAAGCCAAACACAGATATAGTAGATGAGGACCCATTTGCCATCCAGACCTTGTCCTGGTGTCCCGAGAGCCGGATGCTGTGCGTGGCTGGAGTATCTGCTCATGTTATTGTCTATAGGTTCAGCAAACAAGAAATTACCACTGAAGTTGTTCAG CTCTTGGAGGTGCGAATGCAGTGTGAGTTTAGCGAAGTGGACTCTCCTGACCCAGGAGGAGAGCAGACCCCCACCCTGCCAACCCCGGGAGCTTCCTCCAGCCCTCAGGAGAGTGAGCTTCCCACTCAGCCATCAACAGGGAGCAACTCCTCTGATGGCCCCCGAGACAATATACCATGTCTACA GGTGCGGAGCTCCCCACTGAAGCAGTCTCCGGGCAACCAGGTGGAACTGGTGATCCAGCTGGTGTGGGTGAGTGGGGAGCCACCTCAGCAGATCACCAGCCTGGCAATCAATTCTTCCTATGGCCT TGTGGTGTTTGGAAACAGTAACGGTCTGGCTGTGGTGGACTACCTCCAGAAAACCCTGCTTTTCAATATGGGCACATCAGAGCTGTACAGCCCATCTGACCCCTATCAGAGGCAGCCTCGCTCCCCACGTAAAGCAAAGCCTTCCGGAG ACATTCCAACTGTGACGTCTTGCATGTCCAGACTTTCTTTCTTGTATTCTGAGTCTATGAAAAAACGACGCTCATCTCACTTCA CAACTTGTGATTCCAACGATGGGTCCAATGCCTCAGAGGACCGCTGCAGATCACCTACTTCAG ATGCCAGGGATAACTCATTCACCCGCTCACGCAGTTCAAGTGTAGCCAGCATAGACCGAGAATCTCGAGAGGCCATCTCCTCCTTTCACTTCTGTGAGAGTTTTCCAAGGAAGACAGACAGCCTGGTCAGCCCCTGTCTGCTGGTGGGGACCACCCACGGCTCGGTGATGATGGTGGCCCTCAGCCTGCCACCAAGTGGAGACCAGAGGTTACAGCAGCCAGTTGGCATTGCGTCTTGcg GCACCCTGGTCAAGCTCAAAGGAGGCATTTTAACTATGGCCCTGCTGGACGCAACTGGAACTCTGCTGCCCCCTTTCTTTGAGCAGTGGTATGACCCAAATGCTTCagatgaagaaaaagagaagagtcGGAAGCGCAGGCCAGCCTCTCCTCCCTCGTCACAGGAGAGCCAGGATACTCACTTTGCCATACTGTGTTCGGAGAAACAGGCCAAGGTGGTGGCCCTGCCCTCCCAAACCCGCATCTACAAACACAGCATCACAGAGACCTCCTTCGTGCTGAGGGCTGATGTTGTGCAGATGGCCGGGGCTAACTGCATCGCCTGTTTCTGTGCTAATGGGCATATAATGACTCTGAG TTTACCCAGTCTACGGCCTCTTCTGGATGTCAACTACCTGCCGCTCACAGACATGCGAATAGCAAGAACATTCTGCTTCTCCAACCTGGGTCAGGCTTTGTACCTCACCTCCCCTACTGAGATCCAGAGGATCACCTACAGCCAGGAGACGTGTGACAACTTGCAG GAGATGCTCAGTGAGTTATTTACTCCAGTGGAGACACCAGAGGCTCCAAACAGAGGTTTCTTCAAAGGCCTTTTTGGGGGAGGAGCTCAGTCTCTGGACAGGGAGGACCTCT TTGGAGAAACAGCTGCAGGTAAGGCATCTCGTAGCCTGGCGCAGCACATCCCTGGCCCAGGCAACATGGAAGGCATGAAGGGGGCCGCATCGGGAGTTGTGGGAGAACTTGCCCGTGCCAGAATAGCTCTGGATGAGAGAGGGCAGAAGCTGGGCGAGCTGGAGGAGAGAACAGCAGCCATGATGGCCAGCGCAGAGTCCTTTTCCAAACATGCGCATGAT ATGATGCTGAAATACAAAGATAAAAAGTGGTACCAGCTCTGA
- the stxbp5b gene encoding syntaxin-binding protein 5 isoform X7, which yields MKKFNIRKVLDGLTAASSSSSATAQPGTPRENDVVQETLQSEHFQLCKTVRHGFPYQPSSMAFDPVQKILAIGTQTGALRLFGRAGVECYCQHESNAAVIQLQFLINEGALVSALADDSIHLWNLRQKIPAILHSLKFNRERITYCHLPFQSKWLYIGTERGNIHIVNVESFTLSGYVIMWNKAIELSTKTHPGPVVHISDNPMDEGKLLIGFESGIVVLWDLKCKKADYRYNYDEAIHSVAWHHEGKQFVCSHSDGTLTTWNVRTPAKPAQIITPHGKQPKDGKKPEPCKPILKVEYKTTRAGDPFMVLSGGLSYDTVGRRACLTVMHGKSTAVLEMDYPIVDFLTLCETPYPNDFQEPYAVVVLLEKDLVVIDLGQIGYPIFENPYPLTIHESPVTCCEYFADCPAELIPALYSVGCRQKRQGYSKKEWPISGGNWGQGTQSYPEIIITGHADGSIKFWDASALMLQVLYKLKTAKVFERARGKEEKPNTDIVDEDPFAIQTLSWCPESRMLCVAGVSAHVIVYRFSKQEITTEVVQLLEVRMQCEFSEVDSPDPGGEQTPTLPTPGASSSPQESELPTQPSTGSNSSDGPRDNIPCLQVRSSPLKQSPGNQVELVIQLVWVSGEPPQQITSLAINSSYGLVVFGNSNGLAVVDYLQKTLLFNMGTSELYSPSDPYQRQPRSPRKAKPSGDIPTVTSCMSRLSFLYSESMKKRRSSHFTTCDSNDGSNASEDRCRSPTSAKMSRKISSSSEQKTDLDARDNSFTRSRSSSVASIDRESREAISSFHFCESFPRKTDSLVSPCLLVGTTHGSVMMVALSLPPSGDQRLQQPVGIASCGTLVKLKGGILTMALLDATGTLLPPFFEQWYDPNASDEEKEKSRKRRPASPPSSQESQDTHFAILCSEKQAKVVALPSQTRIYKHSITETSFVLRADVVQMAGANCIACFCANGHIMTLSLPSLRPLLDVNYLPLTDMRIARTFCFSNLGQALYLTSPTEIQRITYSQETCDNLQEMLSELFTPVETPEAPNRGFFKGLFGGGAQSLDREDLFGETAAGKASRSLAQHIPGPGNMEGMKGAASGVVGELARARIALDERGQKLGELEERTAAMMASAESFSKHAHDMMLKYKDKKWYQL from the exons CTTTGGCCGTGCAGGGGTGGAGTGCTACTGTCAGCACGAGAGCAACGCTGCTGTCATCCAGCTCCAGTTCCTGATCAACGAG GGGGCGCTGGTGAGTGCCTTAGCTGATGACAGCATCCACCTGTGGAACCTGAGGCAAAAAATCCCTGCTATCCTGCATTCACTCAAGTTTAACAGGGAGAG AATCACATACTGCCACCTGCCCTTCCAGAGCAAATGGCTGTACATCGgcacagaaagaggaaacaTCCACATTGTCAACGTGGAGTCCTTCACTCTCTCAGGCTACGTTATTATGTGGAACAAAGCCATCGAACT ATCCACCAAGACACACCCAGGGCCTGTTGTGCACATCAGTGATAACCCCATGGATGAGGGCAAG CTTCTGATTGGATTTGAGTCTGGGATAGTAGTGCTGTGGGATTTGAAGTGCAAAAAAGCTGACTACCGCTACAATTATGATGAG GCAATCCACTCAGTCGCCTGGCACCATGAGGGCAAACAGTTTGTTTGCAGCCACTCCGATGGCACTTTGACCACGTGGAATGTACGAACCCCAGCCAAGCCCGCACAGATCATCACACCACATG GAAAGCAGCCTAAGGATGGAAAAAAGCCAGAACCATGCAAGCCTATCCTGAAAGTGGAATACAAAACAACAAGGGCTGG GGACCCATTCATGGTGCTGTCTGGAGGTCTGTCTTACGATACAGTGGGGAGGAGAGCCTGTCTTACTGTGATGCACGGAAAGAGCACTGCTGTTCTGGAGATGGACTACCCGATTGTGGATTTCCTAACGCTGTGTGAAACTCCATATCCAAATG ACTTTCAGGAGCCTTATGCTGTGGTGGTCCTTCTTGAGAAAGATTTAGTTGTAATAGACCTCGGACAGATTGG GTATCCCATATTTGAAAACCCTTATCCTCTGACTATCCACGAGTCACCGGTGACCTGCTGTGAGTATTTTGCTGACTGTCCTGCTGAACTTATTCCTGCACTTTACTCTGTCGGCTGTCGGCAAAAGAGGCAAGGTTACAGTAAGAAG gAATGGCCCATTAGTGGGGGAAACTGGGGCCAAGGCACACAGAGTTACCCTGAGATTATAATCACAGG ACATGCTGATGGGTCAATCAAATTCTGGGATGCTTCTGCAC TAATGCTTCAAGTGCTGTACAAGCTGAAGACTGCCAAGGTGTTTGAGAGGGCTCGTGGAAAGGAGGAGAAGCCAAACACAGATATAGTAGATGAGGACCCATTTGCCATCCAGACCTTGTCCTGGTGTCCCGAGAGCCGGATGCTGTGCGTGGCTGGAGTATCTGCTCATGTTATTGTCTATAGGTTCAGCAAACAAGAAATTACCACTGAAGTTGTTCAG CTCTTGGAGGTGCGAATGCAGTGTGAGTTTAGCGAAGTGGACTCTCCTGACCCAGGAGGAGAGCAGACCCCCACCCTGCCAACCCCGGGAGCTTCCTCCAGCCCTCAGGAGAGTGAGCTTCCCACTCAGCCATCAACAGGGAGCAACTCCTCTGATGGCCCCCGAGACAATATACCATGTCTACA GGTGCGGAGCTCCCCACTGAAGCAGTCTCCGGGCAACCAGGTGGAACTGGTGATCCAGCTGGTGTGGGTGAGTGGGGAGCCACCTCAGCAGATCACCAGCCTGGCAATCAATTCTTCCTATGGCCT TGTGGTGTTTGGAAACAGTAACGGTCTGGCTGTGGTGGACTACCTCCAGAAAACCCTGCTTTTCAATATGGGCACATCAGAGCTGTACAGCCCATCTGACCCCTATCAGAGGCAGCCTCGCTCCCCACGTAAAGCAAAGCCTTCCGGAG ACATTCCAACTGTGACGTCTTGCATGTCCAGACTTTCTTTCTTGTATTCTGAGTCTATGAAAAAACGACGCTCATCTCACTTCA CAACTTGTGATTCCAACGATGGGTCCAATGCCTCAGAGGACCGCTGCAGATCACCTACTTCAG CTAAGATGTCACGGAAAATTAGCTCGTCTAGTGAGCAAAAGACTGACCTGG ATGCCAGGGATAACTCATTCACCCGCTCACGCAGTTCAAGTGTAGCCAGCATAGACCGAGAATCTCGAGAGGCCATCTCCTCCTTTCACTTCTGTGAGAGTTTTCCAAGGAAGACAGACAGCCTGGTCAGCCCCTGTCTGCTGGTGGGGACCACCCACGGCTCGGTGATGATGGTGGCCCTCAGCCTGCCACCAAGTGGAGACCAGAGGTTACAGCAGCCAGTTGGCATTGCGTCTTGcg GCACCCTGGTCAAGCTCAAAGGAGGCATTTTAACTATGGCCCTGCTGGACGCAACTGGAACTCTGCTGCCCCCTTTCTTTGAGCAGTGGTATGACCCAAATGCTTCagatgaagaaaaagagaagagtcGGAAGCGCAGGCCAGCCTCTCCTCCCTCGTCACAGGAGAGCCAGGATACTCACTTTGCCATACTGTGTTCGGAGAAACAGGCCAAGGTGGTGGCCCTGCCCTCCCAAACCCGCATCTACAAACACAGCATCACAGAGACCTCCTTCGTGCTGAGGGCTGATGTTGTGCAGATGGCCGGGGCTAACTGCATCGCCTGTTTCTGTGCTAATGGGCATATAATGACTCTGAG TTTACCCAGTCTACGGCCTCTTCTGGATGTCAACTACCTGCCGCTCACAGACATGCGAATAGCAAGAACATTCTGCTTCTCCAACCTGGGTCAGGCTTTGTACCTCACCTCCCCTACTGAGATCCAGAGGATCACCTACAGCCAGGAGACGTGTGACAACTTGCAG GAGATGCTCAGTGAGTTATTTACTCCAGTGGAGACACCAGAGGCTCCAAACAGAGGTTTCTTCAAAGGCCTTTTTGGGGGAGGAGCTCAGTCTCTGGACAGGGAGGACCTCT TTGGAGAAACAGCTGCAGGTAAGGCATCTCGTAGCCTGGCGCAGCACATCCCTGGCCCAGGCAACATGGAAGGCATGAAGGGGGCCGCATCGGGAGTTGTGGGAGAACTTGCCCGTGCCAGAATAGCTCTGGATGAGAGAGGGCAGAAGCTGGGCGAGCTGGAGGAGAGAACAGCAGCCATGATGGCCAGCGCAGAGTCCTTTTCCAAACATGCGCATGAT ATGATGCTGAAATACAAAGATAAAAAGTGGTACCAGCTCTGA